One window of Clarias gariepinus isolate MV-2021 ecotype Netherlands chromosome 21, CGAR_prim_01v2, whole genome shotgun sequence genomic DNA carries:
- the LOC128509412 gene encoding legumain-like, with product MENKGKQWVLLAAGSKDWENYRHQADVCHAYQVVHRNGIPDEQIVVMMYDDIAYNPLNPVLGNIINERDGPNVYLGVPKDYTGKDVSADNFLAILSGNEPAVKNTGPKKVIQSGENDTIFIYLVDHGGQGVFHFPDSTLHAHDLIKTVHEMVMDHKFSKMVIYIEACHSGSMLEELADSNVYAVSACRPDESSYAFLYDKIRYCYLADVFSYYWLWSIDNGKRTSTTFGDQFSYLLANVPKAVRKKEQTPCNYGDKSILDLMLSRFLGKSSASVSQTYMSQPLNVSDMSDVVDTTDVPLIIQENRIKNEQDPEKKQALKREYDDLIRKRKTVDEALQKIAELTNTLGALTEKREVSRTYELKVIAEHFRENLFDWHKEPYVVTRPHFQILVNLCESGLDVDSIIEAITDVSSKINF from the exons ATGGAAAACAAGGGCAAACAGTGGGTTCTCTTGGCAGCAGGTTCTAAAGATTGGGAAAATTACAGACACCAG GCTGATGTGTGTCACGCTTACCAAGTTGTACACAGAAATGGGATTCCAGATGAACAGATTGTGGTGATGATGTATGATGATATCGCTTATAATCCACT AAATCCCGTTCTCGGGAACATAATCAATGAACGAGATGGCCCAAATGTTTACCTTGGGGTTCCCAAGGACTATACAGGAAAG GATGTATCAGCTGACAACTTTCTGGCTATACTCAGTGGAAATGAGCCTGCTGTCAAGAATACAGGACCAAAAAAAGTCATACAAAG TGGTGAAAATGATACTATCTTTATCTACTTAGTAGACCATGGAGGTCAAGGAGTCTTTCACTTTCCAGATTCTACA CTGCATGCACATGACCTCATTAAAACTGTGCATGAAATGGTGATGGATCACAAGTTTTCAAAG ATGGTCATCTATATTGAAGCCTGCCATTCTGGATCAATGCTGGAGGAACTGGCTGACAGCAACG TGTATGCAGTTTCAGCATGCAGACCTGATGAAAGCAGCTATGCTTTTCTCtatgataagataagatattgCTATCTTGCTGACGTTTTCAGCTATTACTGGTTGTGGAGCATTGACAAT GGAAAACGTACTTCGACTACATTTGGAGACCAGTTTTCCTATCTGTTGGCCAACGTCCCTAAAGctgtaagaaagaaagagcagACACCATGTAATTATGGGGACAAA AGCATACTCGATTTGATGTTGAGTAGATTTCTTGGAAAATCTTCTGCCTCTGTCAGTCAGACCTACATGTCCCAGCCCCTAAACGTGTCTGATATGTCTGATGTAGTAGACACTACAGATGTTCCACTGATAATCCAAGAGAACAGGATTAAAAATGAACAGgatccagaaaaaaaacaggctctGAAAAGAGAATATGATGATCTTATAAGA AAGAGGAAGACAGTGGATGAAGCGCTGCAGAAGATTGCTGAGCTCACCAACACTTTAGGAGCTCTGACTGAAAAACGTGAGGTGTCTCGCACATACGAACTCAAAGTCATAGCGGAGCATTTCAGGGAAAATCTCTTCGACTGGCATAAGGAGCCG TATGTTGTCACTCGTCCACACTTCCAGATTTTAGTGAATCTTTGTGAGAGTGGGTTGGACGTTGACAG CATCATTGAAGCCATTACTGACGTGAGCAGCAAGATTAATTTCTGA